A stretch of the Xiphophorus couchianus chromosome 15, X_couchianus-1.0, whole genome shotgun sequence genome encodes the following:
- the LOC114158295 gene encoding trace amine-associated receptor 1-like, which produces MENRTGVVTVLQHPCYEINQFSYKLTATPSVVCIMVYVFLTLLSLVTVCGNLLVVISIIYFKQLHTPTNTLILSLAVADLLVGILVFPLSMAFSLSSCTYNESLFCKVRDSFDILFSTCSIMHLCCISIDRYYAVCQPLTYRSKISRHVVAIMITVSWGVSALVSIGVIIPRLSPYGCADMCFLDVITANIIGPILSFYLPVVIMLCIYLKIFLVAQRQARSIQSIKSRATASKMERKATKTLAIVLGVFLFCWSPFFLCIFFSIPVSVIETVNWLALSNSTLNPFIYAFFYTWFRSAFKMVVTGKIFFGDYCSFKLH; this is translated from the coding sequence ATGGAAAACAGGACAGGTGTTGTGACTGTCTTACAGCATCCATGCTATGAGATAAATCAGTTTAGCTACAAACTAACCGCGACTCCTTCTGTTGTATGTATAATGGTGTATGTGTTTCTGACACTTCTGTCTCTTGTGACTGTATGTGGAAACCTCCTTGTAGTAATATCAATAATTTACTTCAAACAGCTTCACACACCCACCAACACTCTCATTCTGTCTCTGGCTGTGGCCGACCTGCTGGTTGGGATTTTAGTATTTCCTCTCAGCATGGCCTTCTCTCTCAGTTCATGTACCTATAATGAGAGTTTATTTTGTAAGGTACGTGACAGCTTTGATATATTGTTTAGTACATGCTCTATTATGCACCTGTGTTGTATTTCAATTGACAGGTACTATGCTGTGTGTCAGCCTCTCACATATAGATCTAAAATCAGCCGTCATGTTGTTGCCATCATGATCACAGTGAGCTGGGGTGTTTCTGCTCTCGTTAGCATCGGAGTGATAATTCCCAGACTGTCCCCTTACGGATGTGCTGACATGTGTTTTCTGGATGTAATCACGGCAAACATTATTGGACCTATATTATCATTTTACCTTCCAGTGGTCATAATGCTTTGCATCTACCTGAAGATTTTCCTTGTTGCACAGAGACAGGCACGAAGCATCCAAAGCATAAAGTCCAGAGCAACAGCCAGTAAGATGGAGAGAAAAGCCACCAAAACTCTGGCGATTGTTCTGggagtttttctattttgttggtctcctttcttcctttgcattttcttttctatccCGGTTTCTGTGATTGAAACCGTTAACTGGCTTGCTCTGTCAAACTCTACACTGAACCCGTTTATCTACGCTTTCTTTTATACCTGGTTCAGGTCAGCTTTTAAAATGGTTGTTACTGGCAAAATATTCTTTGGTGACTATTGTAGCTTCAAATTACACTGA
- the LOC114158636 gene encoding adhesion G-protein coupled receptor F1-like produces the protein MNCDFSNKIKLECSVNRPYVIEFIESDYTVYDDKISAEITVPHDCTDKIIYTCEEEMYTKYQKVITVEFTTEPLICFSDEFGNGPLGFKAVADCKNNKVGERTAVCKEDGKFGDLQDNCVLAPVYELLDQSEALNKFTLAAFLEQLRTVTVGHAKDITNCPATITGIVKIFNNVENITSFFGVKISQDSMKNILETAGVLTVEEAKDSWTFLNGDSNNETEESDDAEMKSVSSSLLNFFERVTTHLLNKPFSITTPHILLNKTIFTNTFNADFNSSVEIDILEADEGNQSVTVILFASMGNVLSTRHEYDHSYSQRVVLIQSEAKITNLSLIFRASDQNFYKSECIFWDFSLFEGLGGWSSNGCLSVFREDKLVSCNCNHTASFSVRSSFLLAYFINTTISLIAAVLSMIFLIICLIIECVTLRRMSQNNPSYFHHVSIINIALSVLVTLIWFIIRLTMSLPQSAPACTVVMFLIHFSYLSPFFCMLASALLLLYRTLSVFEGGLSKRSTLAIGFSLGYGAPLIISTITIAAIAPSDQDIQENIICWRNWYKSEALLGIMIPVYMIVAVNFIILMVVISKILRRVGGNAVHAGEKHALLAAVSLTLLTLFLGVTSSLEAVTVAPSNLMGIYFGLFVFQLLEGFVILVFGTLLDQTVRSEIQMCCCSLVGQNRRNNMAASSSSELETLHEEEVS, from the exons ATGAACTGTGATTTCTCCAATAAGATCAAACTGGAGTGCTCTGTCAACAGACCCTATGTGATAGAGTTTATCGAATCAGATTACACAg tttatgatGACAAAATCTCAGCTGAGATCACAGTCCCTCATGACTGTACAGACAAGATCATTTACACTTGTGAAGAGGAAATGtacacaaaatatcaaaaagtaaTCACAGTTGAATTCACCACAGAGC CTCTGATATGTTTCAGTGATGAGTTCGGTAATGGACCGTTGGGCTTTAAGGCGGTGGCagactgcaaaaacaacaaggtGGGAGAACGGACGGCGGTTTGTAAAGAAGATGGTAAATTTGGAGATCTACAAGATAACTGCGTCCTGGCACCTGTTTATGAGCTGCTTGATCAGTCTGAG GCTCTGAATAAATTTACACTGGCAGCATTCTTGGAGCAACTCAGGACAGTGACTGTCGGACATGCTAAGGACATAACTAACTGTCCAGCCACCATCACTGGCATTGTTAAGATTTTCAACAATGTAGAAAACATTACTTCATTCTTCGGTGTGAAAATAAGTCAAGATTCTATGAAA AATATCCTGGAAACTGCAGGTGTTCTCACTGTTGAGGAGGCAAAAGATTCATGGACATTTCTCAACGGTGATTCCAACAATGAAACAGAGGAAAGTGATGATGCTGAAATGAAAAGTGTCAGCTCTTCACTGTTGAACTTCTTTGAGAGGGTGACAACCCATCTGCTCAATAAACCCTTCAGCATTACCACACCTCATATTCTACTGAACAAAACTATATTCACAAACACGTTCAACGCAGACTTCAACTCCTCAGTGGAAATAGACATTCTGGAGGCTGATGAAGGGAATCAGTCAGTGACTGTAATATTATTTGCTTCCATGGGCAATGTGCTTTCTACAAGACACGAATATGACCATTCTTACAGTCAAAGGGTTGTGCTCATTCAGTCAGAAgctaaaattacaaatttatcaTTAATATTTCGTGCGTCAGATCAGAATTTTTATAAATCAGAATGTATTTTCTGGGACTTCAGTCTCTTTGAAGGTCTTGGAGGATGGAGCAGCAACGGTTGCTTGTCGGTTTTCAGAGAAGATAAACTGGTCTCCTGTAACTGCAACCACACCGCCTCATTCTCCGTTCGGTCAAGTTTTTTGCTTGCATATTTCATTAACACCACAATAAGTTTAATTGCAGCTGTCCTTTCTATGATTTTTCTGATCATTTGTCTCATCATTGAATGCGTCACGCTGAGACGAATGAGCCAGAACAACCCATCTTACTTccatcatgtttccatcattAACATTGCTCTGTCCGTCCTGGTTACATTGATTTGGTTTATTATTCGACTGACCATGTCACTGCCACAGAGTGCGCCGGCCTGCACAGTCGTTATGTTCTTGATCCATTTCTCCTACCTCTCCCCGTTCTTCTGCATGTTAGCCTCGGCCCTGCTGCTGCTCTACCGGACTCTCAGTGTCTTTGAAGGAGGGCTGTCTAAAAGATCCACACTGGCCATCGGATTCTCTTTGGGATACGGTGCACCTCTGATCATTTCAACAATAACTATAGCTGCAATAGCTCCCTCAGATCAGGACATCCAGGAGAATATCATCTGTTGGAGAAACTGGTATAAGTCCGAAGCTCTACTGGGGATTATGATCCCTGTGTATATGATAGTGGCTGTAAACTTTATAATTCTGATGGTGGTGATATCCAAAATACTGAGAAGAGTTGGAGGAAATGCAGTCCATGCAGGAGAGAAGCATGCCCTATTGGCAGCTGTCAGTTTGACTTTGCTCACATTGTTTTTGGGAGTAACTTCGAGTCTGGAAGCTGTAACTGTGGCTCCCTCGAATCTAATGGGAATCTATTTTGGATTATTTGTCTTTCAGTTATTAGAg GGATTTGTCATCCTGGTGTTTGGTACCTTGCTGGATCAAACG GTGAGGTCAGAGATACAAATGTGTTGTTGTTCCTTGGTGGGACAGAATAGAAGG aacaACATGGCTGCCTCATCATCTAGTGAACTGGAAACGTTACATGAGGAAGAG GTTTCATGA